In a genomic window of Azotosporobacter soli:
- a CDS encoding EAL and HDOD domain-containing protein yields MEVFVARQPIFDIHQKVFAYELLFRVGKETAFSGLDGDEATSEVICRSFFAIGMDAMTGGKRAFINFTGNLLLSEIPLLLPKDIVVVEILENVDPTPEVVEACRRLKKEGYILALDDFVFEPRFKPLLALADIVKVDFTLTKGEERRRVVKMLDNGHLKFLAEKVETREEYNQAVAMGYSYFQGYFFSKPVLLSGKDMASNRIHPLKVLRELNKPEIEFPTIEKLVLQDIAMTYQLLKFINSASFGFRKEIGSVRQALVLLGRKELMKWVSLIALRSVSKGKTDELIVVCMIRARFGELIGQKAGFKGRTEEVFMMGLFSLIDVFVDMAMADILPELPLSSDVKEALLGQDNMFRRIFKLIVAYEQADWENFFDYTKELQLDDGEMPDLYRQAVEWADEVIRL; encoded by the coding sequence ATGGAAGTGTTTGTGGCCCGGCAACCTATTTTTGATATTCATCAAAAGGTATTTGCCTATGAGTTATTGTTTCGGGTCGGCAAAGAAACCGCCTTTAGCGGACTCGACGGCGATGAAGCCACCTCGGAAGTGATCTGTCGCAGCTTTTTTGCGATCGGGATGGATGCCATGACCGGCGGTAAACGCGCTTTCATCAATTTTACCGGCAATTTGCTGCTGAGCGAGATTCCCCTCCTCTTGCCGAAAGATATCGTCGTGGTGGAAATTTTAGAGAACGTCGATCCGACGCCGGAAGTCGTCGAAGCTTGCCGACGCTTGAAAAAAGAAGGCTATATTCTGGCGCTGGATGATTTTGTTTTTGAACCGCGCTTCAAGCCGCTCCTGGCGCTGGCGGATATCGTCAAGGTCGATTTCACCCTGACCAAGGGAGAGGAACGGCGCAGGGTCGTAAAAATGCTCGATAACGGACATCTGAAATTTCTCGCGGAAAAAGTAGAAACGCGCGAGGAATATAATCAAGCGGTGGCGATGGGCTACAGTTACTTTCAAGGCTATTTTTTCAGTAAACCGGTGCTCCTTTCCGGCAAGGATATGGCCAGCAACCGGATTCATCCGCTCAAAGTCCTGCGTGAACTGAATAAGCCGGAAATTGAATTCCCGACGATTGAGAAACTGGTTCTGCAGGATATCGCGATGACCTATCAGTTGTTGAAGTTCATCAATTCGGCGTCGTTCGGTTTTCGCAAGGAGATCGGTTCGGTGCGTCAGGCATTGGTGCTGCTCGGACGGAAAGAACTGATGAAATGGGTCTCGCTGATCGCGCTGCGCTCGGTAAGCAAGGGCAAGACCGATGAACTGATTGTGGTCTGCATGATTCGCGCCCGCTTTGGCGAATTGATCGGACAAAAAGCAGGCTTCAAGGGACGAACGGAAGAAGTCTTTATGATGGGGCTGTTCTCGCTGATCGATGTGTTCGTTGATATGGCGATGGCCGATATTTTGCCGGAACTGCCGCTTTCCTCCGATGTCAAGGAGGCGCTGCTCGGACAGGACAACATGTTCCGCCGCATCTTCAAACTCATTGTCGCCTATGAACAGGCGGATTGGGAAAACTTTTTCGACTATACCAAGGAACTGCAGCTTGATGATGGCGAGATGCCCGATCTCTACCGCCAGGCGGTAGAGTGGGCTGACGAAGTGATCCGCCTGTGA
- a CDS encoding cyclodeaminase/cyclohydrolase family protein, whose translation MSLSTSLQTMTESLQNGPPPGGGSVAAVYGSLAIALVQMLAPLANAEPDLRAQAKRLEESLRALAAEDEAILKELLPFFSPGRPLGDEAQPVIRRAAQVPLAIAADCLAALRLCEALAKRLPSHALADLSVAAGGAYSGVKGAALISLTNAPLLAEESKRDAVVARLRALLKEASAQRKKINLFIEEQAPYRLLRP comes from the coding sequence ATGTCGCTTAGCACGAGCCTGCAAACAATGACAGAGTCGCTGCAGAACGGTCCGCCGCCTGGCGGCGGAAGCGTCGCGGCCGTTTACGGAAGCTTGGCGATCGCCTTGGTGCAAATGCTTGCGCCTTTGGCAAATGCAGAGCCGGATTTACGCGCGCAAGCGAAGCGGCTCGAAGAATCGCTTCGTGCGCTGGCAGCCGAAGATGAAGCGATCCTTAAGGAACTGCTGCCGTTCTTTTCGCCGGGACGTCCGTTAGGCGACGAAGCGCAGCCGGTGATACGGCGTGCGGCGCAAGTTCCGCTGGCCATTGCGGCCGATTGTCTGGCCGCGCTTCGTCTGTGCGAGGCGCTGGCGAAACGTTTGCCGTCCCATGCGCTGGCGGATTTGTCAGTCGCTGCGGGCGGTGCGTATAGCGGCGTAAAAGGCGCTGCGCTGATTTCTTTGACGAATGCTCCGCTCTTGGCCGAAGAATCAAAGCGCGATGCAGTCGTGGCCCGCTTGCGCGCACTGCTGAAAGAAGCGTCTGCGCAGCGAAAAAAAATAAACCTCTTTATCGAAGAGCAAGCACCGTATCGGTTGCTGCGCCCATAA